GTTGCTCGCAGGCGTCGGTGATCGTGTACTCGTCGGCTGGATACCGCCCCGAGAGTTCCCGCCCGACGGCCGCAGCGTCCGCGCCCGCCCGTAACTGCGGTTCCGCGACCCCGCGGATCTCCCCGACCTCGCCCGCGACCGCGGCGGGGACGGGAATCTCCTGGCCGATCCACGACGGCACCTCGCCGCCCGGGTCCTCGATCGGGCTCACTTTCACCGTCGCCTCGTCGTCGTCGATCTCGGCGATCCGCCACATCTCGCCGCGCTGGACGAACACCTCGCCCGGCTGGGCGAAGTTGACGACGAATCGCTCGTCCAAGGTCCCGATCTGGGTGCTCGATGCGATGTCGTGGACCTCGTAGGTCTCCTCGTCGGGGATCATCGAGAGGTTCGCGTAGACGTACTGCCACGTCCCGCCGGTCGTCTCGAGCCGATCGGCGTCCTCGTCGAACCAGACGATCCGGTTGCGGTGCAGTTCCGACAGGACCTCGCGGATCGTCCCCTCGCGAACGTCCCGGAAGGGAGCGGCCCGCGTGATCGTCTCCACGGCCTCGCTCACGTGCGTCGCACCGCGGCTCTGGACGATCGCCGGCAACTGGTTCGCGACGACGTCGAGACTGCCCTCGTGGATCGCCGCGGGTTCGACCTCCCCGGCGCGAGCGCGGCGGGCGATCGCCAGCGCCTCGAACGTGTCGTCGGGACGGGTCGTCACGATCGTCCCGCTCGAGACCTCGTCCTGGCGGTGACCCGCACGGCCGATCCGTTGAAGCAGGCGCGTGACCTGTCGCGGGCTCTGGTACTGGATCACGTGATCGACGCGGCCGACGTCGATACCCAGTTCCATCGAGGACGTACAGAGCAGTCCGTCGAGTTCGCCCGCTTTGAACCGGTCCTCGACGTCGATCCGGGCCTCCTTCGAGAGCGACCCGTGGTGGACGCCGATCGGGAGGTCGAGTTCTTTGAACCGGGAGCCGAGCGCCTCGGCCGTCTGGCGAGTGTTGACGAAGATCAGGGTCGACTCGTGGTCCGCGACGAGGTCCCGTATCAGGCGGACGTGACTGGCCGTCGAGGCGTCGGTCATCAGTTTGCCCGCCAATCCCTCGTCCTCCTCGGTGATTTCGGGCCGACGAACGGTGACGTCGACGTTACTTCCGACGTCGATCTCGCGGATCTCGCACGCGCGGCCGCCGGTGAGGAAGTTCGCGACCGCCCGCGGTTCGCCGACCGTCGCGGAGAGGCCGATCCGCTGCATCCCGCCGGCGAGGTCGCGAAGCCGTTCGAGCCCGATCGAAAGCTGGGCCCCGCGTTTCGACGCCGCGAGTTCGTGAACCTCGTCGATCACGACGTGAGAGACGTCCGAAAGCGCCTCGCGCAGTCGCTCGCCGGTGAGCATCGCCTGCAGCGTCTCCGGCGTCGTCACGAGGACGTCCGGTGGGTTCTCGGCCTGCTTGCCCCGCTGGTACTGGGTGGTGTCGCCGTGACGCACGTCGACGTCCAGATCGAGGTAGTCACCCCACCACTCCAGGCGCTCGCGCATGTCGCGGTTGAGCGCCCGCAGCGGGGTGACGTATAGCGCGCCGAATCCTTCGGGCGGCCCGTCGTCCGCAACGAGGTGATCGAAGACCGGCAACATCGCCGTCTCGGTCTTGCCACTCCCGGTGGGCGCGATCACGAGGGTGTTCTCGCCCGCCGCGAGCGGCGGAATCGCCAGTCGCTGTGGTGCGGTCGGCGTCGAAAACCCGCGTTCGGAGAGCGCCCCGCGAACCGTCGATCCGAGGTGCGTGAAGGCCGCGACGTCCCCGTCGGTCATCGGCGGGTCTAGGGGTGAACGGCGGATAAGGGCCACGTTCCCGGCACGATCGAGCACGCTTTCGACGTCGGATTCGGCTGCCGAGCGGTCCCCCTCTTCGCCGCCCGATCCGTTGCTCTCACCCGTCGATCGCCACGGTCTCCTCGATGCGATCGGTGGTCGTCTCCGACAGCGGGCGGTCGTTTTCGCGAAATTCGAGGTACCGGAGCACGGCGTACGTGACGCCGACGAAGCCGACGATCACGGCGATGTCTCGAAGGTGGTTCCGGATCGAGGGAGACGGCGACGTCCGGTTCGACGACTGCTGCTCGTCGACACCAGCCAGTGGGAGCATTACCGACCGTAGGATCGCCCGTGGGAAATCGGTTGGGCGTGTCCAGGCAAGCCCGCCGCCCGTCCTCGCCGCTCGATCGCGGGTCGCTTCCAGAGGGGTCGGAGAGCGGTCGCGAGTTGTCGACACCTACCGTGCCATAGCGAGCGCCTAAATCGGCGTATTCCCAGGTAGACGGCCTTTACGCCCCAGTACGTGGCTCATAGTATACACCGATGATTCCGGACGTTCGGAGAGATGACCAGTCCAAGTCCACGACAGTCATCGGCACCGAACGATCGAACGACGGTCACGCGAATCGAATCGCTCGCAGACACTCCCACGACACGGTCAGTCGCGTGGTCGTACGGTTCGACAACCCGAATCGGCGACCGAGGAGGGCCGAATCGTGACGCTCCCGAGGAGGCGTAATCATGGTGGGATCCCGACTTCCCCGGCCGATCGACGGACGCGGTCTCGCCGCACTCGGTGCGGTCCTCTTCTGTGGCCTCCTCGTGGTGGGGTCCGTCACGGGAACGCCCGCCGCCGTCGGCAGCCAGACGACGAGTTCGGATCGCGTGACGACCGCGACGATGCAGGAAAACGTCACGGAAGAGGCGTACGTCGAACCCGCGCCCGAGGAGGGCGACGAGTACTTCGAGGCGGTCGCGAACGACGACACCTGGATCAGCTACGTCAATCCCCGCGACGAGTACCGGGACCCCTACCTCGGGGATGGCTCCGGGAAAATCTGCGTGACGCTGCTCAACGAGGCCGGCGACTCGATCGTCGGCGAGACCGTCCCGAACACGACCGTGACGATACCGACAGGCGAGGAACTCGAGTGGCATCCTCACGCCGATCCGATGACCGTCGAGTACCCGCTTACCGACGGCTACGAGCAGCCACTCGACGCCGACCAGTTCGGCACGAGCGACCTGCCGCAGGGCGACGGCTACATGGACAGCCACTGCATCGAGATGCACGGCCAGC
The nucleotide sequence above comes from Halosolutus halophilus. Encoded proteins:
- a CDS encoding DEAD/DEAH box helicase; its protein translation is MTDGDVAAFTHLGSTVRGALSERGFSTPTAPQRLAIPPLAAGENTLVIAPTGSGKTETAMLPVFDHLVADDGPPEGFGALYVTPLRALNRDMRERLEWWGDYLDLDVDVRHGDTTQYQRGKQAENPPDVLVTTPETLQAMLTGERLREALSDVSHVVIDEVHELAASKRGAQLSIGLERLRDLAGGMQRIGLSATVGEPRAVANFLTGGRACEIREIDVGSNVDVTVRRPEITEEDEGLAGKLMTDASTASHVRLIRDLVADHESTLIFVNTRQTAEALGSRFKELDLPIGVHHGSLSKEARIDVEDRFKAGELDGLLCTSSMELGIDVGRVDHVIQYQSPRQVTRLLQRIGRAGHRQDEVSSGTIVTTRPDDTFEALAIARRARAGEVEPAAIHEGSLDVVANQLPAIVQSRGATHVSEAVETITRAAPFRDVREGTIREVLSELHRNRIVWFDEDADRLETTGGTWQYVYANLSMIPDEETYEVHDIASSTQIGTLDERFVVNFAQPGEVFVQRGEMWRIAEIDDDEATVKVSPIEDPGGEVPSWIGQEIPVPAAVAGEVGEIRGVAEPQLRAGADAAAVGRELSGRYPADEYTITDACEQLERQVDGDLAMPTADRLVLERQGRTVVLNAPFGHKTNETLGRVLSALLGQRAGGSVGLEIDPYRIELEVPSSIATSDVRAVLDDTDPDHVETIVELGLKRSDALAFRLTQVSAKFGALKRWQGSGRLSNERLLSALEETPMYEEAIREVFHEDLDVEGARRVLERLQSGDLDLVSERGRTPIGRGGRSSGKELLAPENADASVIETVRERLQNDRVVLLCTHCKDWKVTTKVKRVPDQPECPECGSTRIASLNPWADEVVQAVRAEEKDEEQERMTERAFRAASLVQSHGKQAVIAMAARGVGPHNAARIISKLRENEDDFYRDILSQEREYARTQSFWD
- a CDS encoding PGF-CTERM sorting domain-containing protein, translating into MVGSRLPRPIDGRGLAALGAVLFCGLLVVGSVTGTPAAVGSQTTSSDRVTTATMQENVTEEAYVEPAPEEGDEYFEAVANDDTWISYVNPRDEYRDPYLGDGSGKICVTLLNEAGDSIVGETVPNTTVTIPTGEELEWHPHADPMTVEYPLTDGYEQPLDADQFGTSDLPQGDGYMDSHCIEMHGQPENATIEYGEAQIEGDYADDIEVVGYIQQQPGGEGWDSDIDPTEAAESYEEVGGEWTYRTDDTHGQVVVVLQLDRDPATFEFDDESDDESDENASTDDGNESTDDADVETDDSDDDSDGLPGFGAAVAIAVLAIAGLLATRR